The genomic window TCACCAAAGCCATCTATCTACCTATTATCCTATTCTTGGGTTCTGGTGTGATCGATACAAGTGTTAATCATTTTGCTCCAGAAGGAAATATGCCATTATTTTTAGCTATAATTTTTGCAAGTGCAGGTATTATTGGTTTAGTTATGGTAAGCTTTAAAACAAATAAAACAAAACAAAGATTCAACCCAAAAAGTATCCCTTTTGGAATTACCTTAGGATTAGTGAACTATTGCTCTATGTATTTTTTAATAAAAGCATTACGAGTAGATGGTTTTGAAAGTTCTACTGTATTTACCATAAATAACGTAGCTATTGTAGCTGTGTCTTGTTTAATAGGCTTATTTCTTTTTAAAGAGGTAATTTCTTCAAAAAACTGGATTGGTATTGGCTTAGCCCTAGTTTCAATAATCTTAGTAACTCTATAATTAATGTTAACCGAAGACACATACAAAACTATTTCTAAACCCTCAATTGGTGAATTGTTCAAGGACAAAAACAGTAAGTTTATAGGTTATGCTTTTCATGTTGAAAATGAAGATCAAATTAAAACTCACATTGAAGAAGTAAAAAAAGAGCATTATTCTGCCAGGCATTGGTGTTATGCTTATCAATTAGGCACAGAAACAACAACT from Winogradskyella sp. MH6 includes these protein-coding regions:
- a CDS encoding DMT family transporter — encoded protein: MIFLILSVLSSTAIFVLFKLFNKYNVNTLQAIVFNYIIACTCGLLLYKKPINLADFINEPWFYAALALGILFISIFNVMALTAQKNGLSVASVASKMSVIIPILFGIIVYNESIGFKKITGIILALIAVYLTSIKPKSNVVLTKAIYLPIILFLGSGVIDTSVNHFAPEGNMPLFLAIIFASAGIIGLVMVSFKTNKTKQRFNPKSIPFGITLGLVNYCSMYFLIKALRVDGFESSTVFTINNVAIVAVSCLIGLFLFKEVISSKNWIGIGLALVSIILVTL